The Victivallis sp. Marseille-Q1083 DNA window GCTTCATTACGCGCCAATGCAATGTCAAAGCCGATCGGCTCATCCGACCAATTATCGCCGATTTCATACTGAAATATTTTATGCATTGCCGATTCCGGTACAGCCGCCACCACCGCGTCATCTTCCTGATCCGCAAATAAATTCATGCGATCAAGCCTAAAACGGCTTCGATCCCTCGCCGAATAGGTTCCAGCCGAAACAGCGGCAGTATCAAATCCAGAAGGACTCTCCAGCTGTACATCGGTCAATAAAAAACGGTCATTGATTTCATTCAAACAGACCGCCCGTAAAATCATCCGGCCGTCACCGGAGGAGGAAAATTGAAGCTTTTCCAGCCGATCCGACGGAGAAGCCGGAATTTCCAACTCGTTCCGTCCGCCGTACCAGTGATACTCCGCCGTCCGTCCCGAATTCCAGAATGCCCGGACAGTTACGTGCGGCGCCAAACAGAAAGTATCCTGGGGCAAATAAGCCAGCCATCTGACCGGCTCGGAGGCACACAGCAACCATTCGGAAGTCATTGTCCCGCTTCCGTCAAAGGTCAGCGTTGGACAATCCTCCATCGCCAGCAGTTCCCTCTCTCCTGCATCCAGCGGATGAGGCACCAATTCCACTTCATCCATAAACGCAGCTTCCCCGGCAACCCCATCCGCGGTCAGATAATCTCCGGGAAGTAATTGGAAACGTCCGATAAAAATATCGCTCCATTGTTCCGCCGGCAAGACCAACTGATGATAACCGGTCAAAAAAGTGGAACTGCCGCCACGATAGAGTCCCAAGTCGAAAGTGCCACGGCAACGAACGGTTACGTCATACCATTCCGGCTCATCCGACTGGCGACTGTCCATTGATTGCGGCATCAAATACCAGCCAATGCTCCAGTCACGCCCGACTTGTACTGCCGTCCCATCGACCGCTGTCGGATCATCAACGATTGATCCGCCACGATAAAGTTCTATTCGACTATTGTTTTCCCGCAATACAATCGCCGCTTCGGAGGAAAGCAACACCCCTGATATTCCTAAACATATAGCAGCCAGAATCGCTTTCATTTCCGCCTTAGTTGGTAAAATAATATTCATTGTTCAGTTGATCTGTCCGATGTTGCGATACATGGCCATCGACAAAGCCAGCCGTACCTTTCCGATTATGCCGCTCCGCTCCAGAATCGCGCACGCTCGTCCAATACTGAATCACATACCAGCAGTTCCATACTCCGTCAAGATGATGGTTGCCGTCGCCATCCCGAGCGCCTTCAAAGAATTCCAGAGTCATTGACGGTCGATTCAGGGCCGTCCGCTTGGAGTAATCAAACCATGCAGGCCGGCCTGTAATGAACAAATTAGACATGTAACTTACGTAAGTTCCAGCTCCCGGAGTACCTTCCGTGCCGTCATGAAACTGATCGCCCAGCGCACTTTTGCAGGCCATGGCGCTTGCCGGGAAATATTCTCCAGCATGCATGATGCGCCAGCAATTATTGCTCGAAGATATCCAGCCGGGAGCAAAATAATCCTCAAAATCATTTCCATACATTTGAGAGCCCAGCAGTAACTGTTTGGCTGTATTAACGCAATTGATACTCATTGCCGCCGCTTTTGCCTTGCTTAAGGCAGGAAGCAACATGCTGGCAAGAATGGCTATGATAGCAATCACTACCAACAATTCTATAAGTGTAAATTTCTGCAATTTCACTCTTTTTCCCATCCGACTTGTTTGCATTCGCTTCATGACTGTCTTTCCGTATTTATTATTTGTCTCACATATTGGTACCGTACATTGATATAGTATAGCAAATCTTAAAGAAAATGTCAATACCGGAAGCATTTTTTTCAAGAAAAATATTTTCATCAGCAAATATTGTTTATAAAAAACACGCTGTTTTTATCAGAAAAAATGAAAATAATTACAAATTCTTGGATATATCTACAATTTTCGACTCCACCAAGAAAATATTTATTTACAAAAATTCAATTCCAATCCGGTCAAAGGCCGAAACGGCCAACGCTTCGCCGCCGGGTGACGATCAGGCCGGAGGTTCAACTTCGCCAGGCTGCTTTACGATTCCGGACTTGAAAAAACAATAGAGCACTTACGGCGTTCGGAGAATGAATTCGCTGTCCACCAAGAGGTCGCCGAGATAGTGGATTTTCAAACAGCTATCCGGCCGGTCCGCCGCCGGATAATACCAGGCGGAATCGGCCTCCTCGACCCAGCTCGGCGGACGGGCGGGCGGACCGAAATATTCTTCCAGCCGGGCCGGAGGAAAATACGTGAACTCTTTCGGCGCCAGAAACTGCTGCTGCAGCCAGCACAGATCGTCATAATCGCCGGACTGGCGGTAACGCGCGGCGACGAGCGCCAGATTCTCCCTTTCATACTCCTGCCAGCCCAGCTCGGCCGCCCGGCGGATGGCCGGATCGGCATCTTTCGTCAATCGCCGCAGCAAATCGGCCGGAAACGGCTCTTCGGCCATTTGAGCGCTTCGCACGCAGAGCCGGAAAAATTTCCGCCGCAGTGCCGCGCTGTCCTTTTCGCGCAGCACCGGCAGCAGCAGGATCAGCGTCCGTTCCGGATTGGCCAGCAATTCAACGGCCGCCCGCTCCCGGACCGCCTCGCTTTCCGCCAGGCAGTAGAGCGAAAACAGCCGGTAAACCCGGCCGGCTTCCGTTTCGTCCAGCCCGGTCCTCTCCGCCAGTTGCCGGCGTAAGTTGCCGTCGGCCGTGGCGAAATAAAGTTCCAGCAGATCGCGGCCCTCCGCCTGGCAGTCGCTCCAACCGGTATAATATTCATCCCCATGGCTGCGGTCCCGGTTAGCCAGCAGCCACCAAACGCCGCAGCCAACCAAAACCGACACCAGAAAAATTGTTCTGAAATGACTTGAACCCATTTTAGCTGTCCCGGCTGATTTCATCCTCCGATGAAGAATCTAACCTGCCCCGGCCGGCAATGCAAATCGCAGCGACAATTTAATGCGGTTCCGCCTTTCAACGGAATCACCGGCAGCTCGCGCCGGGACGCGGATTCCCGCCCCCCGTTACCGGCTCAAAGCTCGCGGGCCCGCGGATGCTGCTGGTAGAAAATGCTGTCCGCCGGCATATGGTCATCCGCTTCCTTCTGTGCTTTCTGCTGGATGGTGTAGAGCTGCTTGTAGGTGCCGTCCTGTGCCATCAGTTCGTCGTGGGTGCCGAGCTGTTCGATCCGGCCGGCTTTCAGCACGACGATCTTGTCGGCGTTGCGGATCGTCGACAGCCGGTGGGCGATGATGATCGTCGTCCGGCCTTCCATCAGCGTGTCCAGCGCCTGCTGCACCAGCTTTTCGGAGACGGTATCCAACGCGCTGGTCGCTTCGTCGAGGATCAGGACTGACGGATTTTTCAGGATCGCCCGGGCGATCGCCAGCCGCTGCTTCTGGCCGCCGGACAAGCTGGCGCCGTTCTCGCCGATCACGGTGTCGAAGCCGTGGTCCAGCTTGTTGACGAACTCGGCGACGTTGGCCAGTTCCGCGGCGCGCTCGACCTCCTCGCGGCTGGCGGTGGAGCGGGCGTAGGCGATGTTGTCGCGGATCGTCCCGCTGAACAGGAACGGTTCCTGCAGGACGACGCCGATGTTGTTGCGGTAGGATTCCTGGGAATATTTGCGAACATCAACGCCGTCGACGGTGATGCGCCCTTCGGTGACGTCATAGAAGCGCAGCAGCAGATTGCTGATCGTCGACTTGCCGCAGCCGGAAGGGCCGACCAGGGCGATTTTCTGTCCCGGCTCGATCTCCAGCGACAGTTCACGGATCACCGGCGTATCGGCATAACGGAAAGAAACGTTCTCAAAGACGATTTTCCCTTTCAACCGGCCGGCGGTGATCGGATTCGGCGCGTCCTTGATTTCCGGGATGACCCGCAGCAGCTTGATGATGCGCTGGGCGCCGGCGAAGCCCTGCGACATCGTGTTGATCTGGGCAGCCAAGGCGGCGATCGGCGTCACCTGCATACCGATGTAAGTGTAGAAGGCGACGAAATCGCCGATCGTGAAATCGTTGCGGCCGACCATCGCGATGCCGCCGCCGATCACCACCAGATAGGTGATCAGGGCCAGCATGTCGTACATGCCGTTGCAGGTGTTGTTCAACTGGTTCATCTTGACCGACAAATCGAGGGTCGGCCGCATCGTGTTGAAGAAGTGGCGGCACTCCGAACGCTCCTTGGCGAAGGATTT harbors:
- a CDS encoding type II secretion system protein; this encodes MKRMQTSRMGKRVKLQKFTLIELLVVIAIIAILASMLLPALSKAKAAAMSINCVNTAKQLLLGSQMYGNDFEDYFAPGWISSSNNCWRIMHAGEYFPASAMACKSALGDQFHDGTEGTPGAGTYVSYMSNLFITGRPAWFDYSKRTALNRPSMTLEFFEGARDGDGNHHLDGVWNCWYVIQYWTSVRDSGAERHNRKGTAGFVDGHVSQHRTDQLNNEYYFTN
- a CDS encoding ABC transporter ATP-binding protein, giving the protein MEEFKISSLLRQYRGMIFLSAITSIMFSSLALSLPWMLKIAIDKVIPSRDYQMFFILCAIMVIIYIIRFIMRMITGYLGTYTVLRILLDVRQRIFKHLQSLSLRFYEEYRTGKLISNVISDVGLLQGLVSLCIVMTDQFFTMAFITVLVFFINWKLALVAMLALPIHFINFYYFNGVLRRNAVLLQEKMSEISANLSENINGIKVVKSFAKERSECRHFFNTMRPTLDLSVKMNQLNNTCNGMYDMLALITYLVVIGGGIAMVGRNDFTIGDFVAFYTYIGMQVTPIAALAAQINTMSQGFAGAQRIIKLLRVIPEIKDAPNPITAGRLKGKIVFENVSFRYADTPVIRELSLEIEPGQKIALVGPSGCGKSTISNLLLRFYDVTEGRITVDGVDVRKYSQESYRNNIGVVLQEPFLFSGTIRDNIAYARSTASREEVERAAELANVAEFVNKLDHGFDTVIGENGASLSGGQKQRLAIARAILKNPSVLILDEATSALDTVSEKLVQQALDTLMEGRTTIIIAHRLSTIRNADKIVVLKAGRIEQLGTHDELMAQDGTYKQLYTIQQKAQKEADDHMPADSIFYQQHPRAREL